One segment of Vogesella indigofera DNA contains the following:
- a CDS encoding AAA family ATPase, whose product MYTSHYGLADSPFSIAPDPRYLFMSQQHREALAHLMYSIRGEGGFVLLTGEVGAGKTTLCRCFLEQLPAHCDVAFVINPKLTVPELLATLCEELQITLPAEHGNKACIDLINKHLLAAHAQGRTTLLIIDEAQNLSDEVLEQVRLLTNLETHECKLLHIILLGQPELRDKLARPELRQLSQRIVARYHLGPLQRDEIAPYIQHRLSVAGSHLDLFPPAVMRLLFACTGGVPRKLNVLCDRALLGSYAQGKPRVDRATVRQAAREVFNSSPIRPWHRLALASGALLSTVAVATALFYGAQPAGQRPIPSAANNAARTTATLATAPAQPAASAVAPRPTAALARLPSPLPAAGLAQALAYRTLLGQWRIPAPVSDEAGACQQAELFGARCLSGSGDLDSLRRLNLPAVLQLHQPAGQLQHLTLLALQGEQARVTIGQQAHVLTRQALAQAWNGRYTVLWMPPPHYQQPLAPGSRSLAVAWLRQQLGQLPAAGGNTLAASYDAGLAERVRHFQLQHDLPGDGIAGPLTLIRLAQAGNPDSPHLSATAPVTIRRE is encoded by the coding sequence ATGTACACCAGCCACTATGGCCTTGCCGACTCTCCGTTCTCGATTGCGCCCGATCCGCGCTATCTGTTCATGAGTCAGCAGCACCGCGAAGCGCTAGCCCACCTGATGTACAGCATCAGGGGTGAAGGCGGCTTCGTATTGCTGACCGGCGAAGTCGGCGCCGGCAAGACCACGCTGTGCCGCTGCTTTCTGGAACAGCTGCCCGCGCACTGCGATGTCGCCTTCGTCATCAATCCCAAACTCACGGTGCCAGAGCTGCTGGCCACTCTCTGCGAGGAGCTGCAGATCACGCTGCCCGCCGAGCACGGCAACAAGGCCTGCATCGACCTCATCAACAAGCACCTGCTGGCTGCACACGCGCAAGGGCGCACCACGCTGCTGATCATCGACGAAGCGCAGAACCTGAGCGACGAGGTGCTGGAGCAGGTGCGGCTGCTGACCAATCTGGAAACGCACGAGTGCAAGCTGCTGCACATCATCCTGCTGGGGCAGCCGGAACTGCGCGACAAGCTGGCACGGCCGGAATTGCGGCAACTGTCGCAGCGCATCGTCGCCCGCTACCACCTCGGCCCGTTACAGCGCGACGAAATCGCGCCCTATATCCAGCACCGGCTGAGCGTGGCCGGCAGCCATCTCGACCTGTTCCCGCCGGCGGTGATGCGGCTGCTGTTTGCCTGTACCGGCGGCGTACCGCGCAAGCTGAACGTGCTGTGCGACCGCGCCCTGCTCGGCAGCTACGCCCAGGGCAAGCCCCGCGTCGACCGTGCCACGGTGCGGCAGGCGGCACGGGAGGTGTTCAACAGCAGCCCGATCCGCCCGTGGCACAGGCTGGCCCTCGCCAGCGGCGCCCTGCTCAGCACCGTTGCGGTCGCCACCGCGCTGTTCTATGGCGCGCAACCGGCCGGCCAGCGCCCGATCCCCTCAGCTGCAAACAACGCCGCCCGTACCACGGCAACCCTTGCCACCGCACCGGCACAGCCAGCCGCCTCCGCCGTCGCTCCCCGCCCCACCGCCGCACTGGCGCGCCTGCCATCGCCGCTGCCGGCCGCCGGCCTCGCGCAGGCACTGGCGTACCGCACACTGCTGGGGCAATGGCGGATTCCGGCACCGGTCAGCGATGAAGCCGGTGCCTGCCAGCAGGCCGAACTGTTCGGCGCCCGCTGCCTGAGCGGCAGCGGCGATCTGGACAGCCTGCGCCGCCTCAATCTGCCGGCGGTGTTGCAGCTGCACCAGCCCGCTGGCCAATTGCAGCACCTGACCTTGCTGGCACTACAAGGCGAGCAGGCGCGGGTGACCATCGGCCAACAGGCGCACGTGCTGACGCGACAGGCGCTGGCACAGGCATGGAACGGACGCTACACCGTGCTATGGATGCCACCGCCGCACTATCAGCAGCCGCTGGCACCCGGCAGCCGCAGCCTGGCGGTCGCCTGGTTGCGGCAACAGCTCGGTCAGCTACCGGCGGCCGGCGGCAACACGTTAGCCGCAAGCTACGATGCCGGGCTGGCTGAGCGGGTACGCCACTTCCAGCTGCAGCACGATCTGCCCGGCGACGGCATCGCCGGGCCGCTGACCCTGATACGGCTGGCTCAGGCCGGCAATCCTGACTCGCCACACCTGAGCGCCACCGCGCCCGTCACCATCCGGAGGGAGTGA
- a CDS encoding general secretion pathway protein GspB has product MSYILDALLKADQERQRHSTPTVHSIHAAQSIQPTQGKPRWRYLLLILLLGSGIAAAGMLFGWQALATIRPATPHAADSNNLALNSNTPPPAEAKVAYLPPADSLPPARQSDAESEPALPAPPAPAPSRKENRVAAASKPATQTTVAPAPAAEATISRIDNRVFNLRELPAALQKEIGDSVVISGFSSSAEDSERLVIINDRVRRAGDDVVAGMTLESIQADGVILNYKGYRFRSGSF; this is encoded by the coding sequence ATGTCCTACATACTCGACGCCTTGCTCAAGGCCGATCAGGAACGACAACGCCACAGCACGCCGACCGTGCACTCCATCCACGCCGCGCAGAGCATCCAGCCGACGCAGGGCAAACCGCGCTGGCGCTACCTGCTGCTGATCCTGCTGCTGGGCAGCGGCATCGCCGCGGCCGGCATGCTGTTCGGCTGGCAGGCGCTGGCGACGATCCGGCCGGCCACGCCCCATGCAGCCGACAGCAACAACCTTGCCCTTAACAGCAATACACCGCCGCCGGCCGAAGCGAAGGTGGCTTACCTGCCGCCAGCGGACAGCCTGCCGCCGGCCAGGCAAAGTGATGCCGAGTCGGAGCCGGCGTTGCCAGCCCCCCCCGCCCCGGCGCCCAGTCGCAAGGAAAACCGTGTCGCGGCGGCAAGCAAGCCGGCCACGCAAACGACAGTGGCCCCGGCGCCAGCGGCCGAAGCCACCATCAGCCGCATCGACAACCGCGTCTTCAACCTGCGCGAGCTGCCGGCAGCACTACAAAAAGAGATTGGTGACAGTGTCGTGATCTCCGGCTTCTCCTCCTCCGCCGAAGACTCGGAACGACTGGTAATCATCAACGACCGGGTACGGCGCGCCGGTGACGACGTCGTGGCCGGCATGACACTGGAAAGCATCCAGGCCGATGGCGTGATCTTGAACTACAAGGGCTATCGCTTCCGTAGCGGAAGTTTCTGA